A part of Haloarchaeobius sp. HME9146 genomic DNA contains:
- a CDS encoding 50S ribosomal protein L40e, whose translation MAKFDAAVDRTLEKMICMRCNARNAKRAEKCRKCGYAKLRPKAKEKRAA comes from the coding sequence ATGGCTAAATTCGACGCTGCGGTCGACCGGACGCTCGAGAAGATGATCTGCATGCGATGTAACGCCCGCAACGCGAAGCGCGCGGAGAAGTGCCGCAAGTGCGGCTACGCGAAGCTCCGCCCGAAGGCGAAGGAAAAGCGCGCGGCGTAA
- a CDS encoding MBL fold metallo-hydrolase — protein MNVTHVTADADVFTCNAYLVTGERTTLVDAGAMEGVVDVVRDHTDHLDQVVLTHQHGDHVAQLDPVLDAFSCDCHAYAQHPRRTHELDDGDFVKIGDETFEVVYTPGHAADHVAYVSESTLFSGDVVVHNDAAFDYGSFGRTDMDGQSRERLIESIKDLLDRMPDTVEHMYAGHGDEFHGDVRDVVETALSRAERRQPKYPDG, from the coding sequence ATGAACGTGACCCACGTGACGGCAGACGCCGACGTGTTCACCTGTAACGCCTACCTCGTCACCGGCGAGCGCACGACGCTCGTCGACGCCGGGGCGATGGAGGGCGTCGTCGACGTCGTCCGTGACCACACCGACCACCTCGACCAGGTGGTCCTCACCCACCAGCACGGCGACCACGTCGCCCAGCTCGACCCCGTCCTCGACGCCTTCTCGTGTGACTGCCACGCCTACGCCCAGCATCCTCGCCGGACCCACGAACTGGACGACGGCGACTTCGTGAAGATCGGTGACGAGACGTTCGAGGTCGTCTACACCCCCGGCCACGCCGCCGACCACGTCGCCTACGTCAGCGAGTCGACGCTGTTCTCGGGCGACGTCGTGGTCCACAACGACGCTGCCTTCGACTACGGGAGCTTCGGCCGGACCGACATGGACGGACAGTCCCGCGAACGCCTCATCGAGAGTATCAAGGACCTGCTCGACCGCATGCCTGACACCGTCGAACACATGTACGCCGGCCACGGCGACGAGTTCCACGGCGACGTGCGCGACGTGGTCGAGACCGCCCTCTCTCGGGCCGAGCGCCGGCAGCCGAAGTACCCAGACGGGTAA
- a CDS encoding DUF367 family protein encodes MNLHVRYEGDDDPKKCTARKLARFDLAELHRSNRATPYGVVLNPHAEQALSPADADATNLVALDCSWETAEAAMFEMPGEHRALPFLVAANPVNYGRPFKLTTVEALAAALCILGERDHAEEILAKFTWGETFLTLNEEPLRRYSECADSTEVVAVQDDYLADEDDEE; translated from the coding sequence GTGAACCTCCACGTCCGCTACGAGGGTGACGACGACCCCAAGAAGTGTACGGCCCGCAAGCTCGCGCGGTTCGACCTCGCCGAGTTGCACCGCTCGAACCGGGCCACCCCCTACGGCGTCGTCCTCAACCCCCACGCGGAGCAGGCACTCTCGCCGGCCGACGCGGACGCGACGAACCTCGTGGCGCTGGACTGCTCGTGGGAGACCGCCGAGGCTGCCATGTTCGAGATGCCGGGTGAGCACCGGGCGCTCCCGTTCCTCGTCGCGGCGAACCCGGTGAACTACGGCCGGCCGTTCAAGCTGACGACGGTCGAGGCGCTGGCGGCGGCGCTGTGCATCCTCGGCGAGCGCGACCACGCCGAGGAGATCCTCGCGAAGTTCACCTGGGGCGAGACCTTCCTGACGCTCAACGAGGAGCCGCTGCGGCGCTACAGCGAGTGCGCGGATTCCACGGAGGTCGTCGCGGTGCAAGACGACTACCTCGCGGACGAGGACGACGAGGAGTGA